In a genomic window of Curtobacterium flaccumfaciens pv. betae:
- the pknB gene encoding Stk1 family PASTA domain-containing Ser/Thr kinase, whose protein sequence is MPEGVTAGITLLANRYEIGDVIGRGGMATVHLGNDTRLGRKVAVKLLKPSLANDPVFRTRFRQEAQAAARMAHPTVVRVYDAGEETVSEPSGAEVQVPFIVMEYVEGRPLSDIIAEGAVAPDEAVRITEGILTALEYSHRAGVVHRDIKPANVMVTHSGQVKVMDFGIARAITDTSATVAQTTSILGTASYFSPEQARGETVDARTDLYSTGVVLFELLTGRAPFLGDTPVAVAYQHVSEQPVAPSTITPAVSPALDAVTLHALVKDRTRRFQNAAEFRSDLQQAAAGHVPASTKKLQQNAANDASTVLFGVDPRMTSNAASAFRELDDDTAEHRPQRTQNRPPVAWIWVGVLLTVAVVVGVVFFVANLQPGKPPVSSSVSVPNVAGLSYDAAAAALEKRDLKAVQVEENSDDVDKGTVIRTDPGSGINVGRSQSVNVIVSSGPEPVAIPELSGQSQAAAQQALDSAGFTLGAITSGYSPDVPSGTVMSSDPASGSIQTKGSAVNLTVSNGKVQLPNVTNQPYTEAKASLEQLGLTVAPAPSNSCTGGLVTQQSTPQGDIAQGSTVTLAYCAAPNEPAKNPTPSGDKGDRGGDGDGDDGR, encoded by the coding sequence GTGCCAGAAGGTGTGACCGCGGGGATCACGCTCCTCGCGAATCGCTACGAGATCGGTGACGTCATCGGTCGAGGCGGCATGGCGACCGTGCACCTCGGCAACGACACCCGCCTCGGCCGGAAGGTCGCGGTGAAGCTCCTCAAGCCGAGCCTCGCGAACGACCCGGTCTTCCGCACTCGGTTCCGCCAGGAAGCCCAGGCAGCTGCGCGCATGGCACACCCGACCGTCGTCCGCGTCTACGACGCCGGCGAAGAGACGGTGTCAGAGCCGTCGGGTGCCGAGGTGCAGGTCCCCTTCATCGTGATGGAGTACGTCGAGGGGCGGCCGCTCTCCGACATCATCGCCGAGGGTGCCGTCGCCCCGGACGAGGCCGTTCGCATCACCGAGGGCATCCTCACGGCGCTCGAGTACTCGCACCGGGCGGGCGTCGTGCACCGCGACATCAAGCCGGCCAACGTGATGGTCACGCACAGCGGCCAGGTCAAGGTCATGGACTTCGGCATCGCGCGGGCCATCACCGACACCTCGGCCACGGTCGCGCAGACCACGTCGATCCTCGGTACCGCGTCGTACTTCTCCCCGGAGCAGGCCCGCGGCGAGACCGTGGATGCCCGGACCGACCTGTACTCGACCGGCGTCGTGCTCTTCGAGCTCCTCACCGGTCGCGCGCCGTTCCTCGGTGACACCCCGGTCGCGGTCGCGTACCAGCACGTCAGCGAGCAGCCCGTTGCGCCGTCCACCATCACCCCCGCGGTCTCCCCGGCGCTCGACGCGGTCACACTCCACGCCCTCGTCAAGGACCGCACCCGCCGGTTCCAGAACGCCGCCGAGTTCCGCTCGGATCTGCAGCAGGCCGCAGCCGGGCACGTCCCGGCATCGACGAAGAAGCTGCAGCAGAACGCCGCGAACGATGCCTCGACGGTGTTGTTCGGGGTCGATCCGCGCATGACCTCGAACGCCGCGTCGGCCTTCCGTGAGCTCGACGACGACACCGCCGAACACCGTCCGCAGCGCACGCAGAACCGCCCGCCCGTCGCGTGGATCTGGGTCGGCGTCCTGCTGACGGTCGCCGTCGTCGTCGGGGTCGTCTTCTTCGTGGCGAACCTGCAGCCCGGCAAGCCGCCGGTGTCGTCCTCGGTCTCGGTGCCGAACGTCGCCGGGTTGTCCTACGACGCCGCCGCCGCCGCGTTGGAGAAGCGCGACCTGAAGGCGGTCCAGGTCGAGGAGAACTCCGACGACGTCGACAAGGGGACGGTCATCCGCACCGACCCCGGCTCAGGGATCAACGTCGGACGCAGCCAGAGCGTGAACGTCATCGTGTCCTCGGGTCCGGAACCCGTTGCCATCCCCGAGCTGAGCGGCCAGTCACAGGCAGCAGCACAGCAGGCGTTGGACAGTGCGGGCTTCACGCTCGGCGCCATCACGTCCGGGTACTCGCCCGATGTCCCCTCCGGCACCGTGATGAGCTCCGACCCGGCGTCAGGCTCGATCCAGACCAAGGGCTCCGCGGTGAACCTCACGGTCTCCAACGGCAAGGTGCAGCTGCCGAACGTGACGAACCAGCCGTACACCGAAGCCAAGGCGTCCCTCGAGCAACTCGGATTGACGGTCGCTCCGGCACCGTCGAACTCGTGCACCGGCGGCCTGGTCACCCAGCAGAGCACCCCGCAGGGCGACATCGCCCAGGGCAGCACCGTCACCTTGGCCTACTGCGCGGCACCGAACGAGCCGGCGAAGAACCCGACCCCGAGCGGCGACAAGGGCGACCGCGGCGGTGACGGTGACGGTGACGACGGACGCTGA
- a CDS encoding anthranilate synthase component II produces MTRILVVDNYDSFVYTLNGYVQQLGTETDVVRNDAFPESEIADRIAEYDGVLLSPGPGTPAAAGVSIPTVHAAIAAETPLLGVCLGHQAIAEALGATVTHAEELMHGKTSEVDHDDSALFAGVPHPFTATRYHSLAIVDGTVPDELTVTARTEGGVIMGVQHRAHPVFGVQFHPESVLTEGGYRMVGNWLETTGLTGAAARAADLGPLIATHRA; encoded by the coding sequence ATGACCAGGATCCTCGTCGTCGACAACTACGACAGCTTCGTCTACACGCTCAACGGGTACGTGCAGCAACTCGGCACCGAGACCGACGTCGTGCGCAACGATGCCTTCCCCGAGTCCGAGATCGCCGACCGGATCGCCGAGTACGACGGCGTGCTCCTGTCCCCGGGTCCGGGAACGCCAGCGGCTGCGGGCGTCTCGATCCCCACGGTGCACGCGGCCATCGCTGCCGAGACCCCCCTGCTGGGTGTCTGCCTGGGGCACCAGGCCATCGCTGAGGCCCTCGGTGCCACGGTGACGCACGCCGAGGAGCTCATGCACGGCAAGACCTCCGAGGTCGACCACGACGACAGCGCGCTCTTCGCCGGTGTCCCGCACCCCTTCACGGCCACGCGGTACCACTCGCTCGCCATCGTCGACGGCACCGTCCCCGACGAGCTCACCGTCACCGCGCGCACCGAGGGCGGGGTCATCATGGGCGTCCAGCACCGTGCGCACCCCGTGTTCGGCGTGCAGTTCCACCCGGAGTCGGTCCTGACCGAGGGCGGCTACCGCATGGTCGGCAACTGGCTCGAGACCACCGGCCTGACCGGAGCCGCTGCGCGCGCCGCTGACCTCGGGCCACTCATCGCCACGCACCGCGCCTGA
- a CDS encoding FHA domain-containing protein codes for MTTGLTLLVLRFAFLAVLWLFVFVIVFALRSDLFGQRVRTIPTDPKSAPSGPSTPTVPAAAAPGPASSGAFTDVIGQPGGAQRPASPAASRLVITEGAREGMEMPLGGGPITIGRSSESNVVIRDDYTSTNHARLDLRADGWLLTDLESTNGTFVNGQKVSAPVLVAEGTPITIGTTTFELRR; via the coding sequence ATGACCACAGGCCTGACCCTGCTCGTCCTGCGCTTCGCATTCCTCGCGGTGCTCTGGCTGTTCGTGTTCGTGATCGTGTTCGCCCTGCGCAGCGATCTCTTCGGCCAGCGCGTCCGCACGATACCGACCGATCCCAAGTCGGCGCCGTCCGGACCGAGCACCCCCACCGTCCCGGCTGCGGCGGCCCCCGGCCCCGCCTCGAGCGGTGCGTTCACCGACGTGATCGGGCAACCCGGCGGTGCGCAACGGCCCGCCTCGCCGGCCGCGTCCCGCCTGGTCATCACCGAGGGTGCACGCGAGGGCATGGAGATGCCCCTGGGTGGCGGCCCCATCACGATCGGACGTTCGAGCGAGTCGAACGTCGTGATCCGTGACGACTACACCTCGACCAACCACGCCCGCCTCGACCTCCGCGCCGACGGCTGGCTCCTCACCGACCTCGAGTCCACGAACGGCACCTTCGTCAACGGTCAGAAGGTGAGCGCTCCCGTCCTCGTGGCAGAGGGCACGCCCATCACGATCGGGACGACGACGTTCGAGCTGCGGCGGTAA
- a CDS encoding FtsW/RodA/SpoVE family cell cycle protein, translating to MSNATAAQSFTQAITIKLREPARARNLELFLLVIACGICAGAMVLVQLGTKGRLFDQSVLWVGGGILGLALVMHVVLRVVAKNADPFILPIALVLNGIGIAEIYRIDVHNGLSGWDAIGVKQIVWTMLAMVLAIITLVAVRNHRFLQRYRYIFMALTIVLLLLPMLPGIGTNIGGARVWIKIGPFSFQPGELAKITMALFFAGYLVTARDSLSIVGKKFLGMTFPRARDLGPILVMWGAAMAVLVFQRDLGTALLYFGLFLVMIYVATARISWVAIGLTLFIGGALVAQSVLEYVRGRFEQWLDPFNQEVFSRDTQASYQLVQGLFGFANGGITGTGLGQGRPYITPVANADYIVASLGEELGLIGVFAILALFIVFASRGIRVGFMAQDDFGKLLGVGFGFIIALQVFVVVGGITRIIPVTGLTTPFMAAGGSSLIANWIIAAMLLRLTDSIPAEQRVQQGALPAASGRTRKERRR from the coding sequence ATGAGCAACGCCACGGCCGCCCAGTCCTTCACCCAGGCGATCACGATCAAGCTCCGGGAGCCCGCCCGCGCGCGGAACCTCGAGCTCTTCCTGCTCGTCATCGCGTGCGGCATCTGCGCGGGTGCGATGGTGCTCGTGCAGCTCGGCACCAAGGGCCGGCTGTTCGACCAGTCGGTGCTCTGGGTCGGCGGTGGCATCCTCGGCCTCGCACTCGTCATGCACGTGGTGCTGCGGGTCGTGGCGAAGAACGCCGACCCGTTCATCCTGCCGATCGCGCTCGTCCTGAACGGCATCGGCATCGCCGAGATCTACCGCATCGACGTCCACAACGGCCTGTCCGGCTGGGACGCCATCGGCGTGAAGCAGATCGTCTGGACGATGCTCGCGATGGTCCTGGCGATCATCACGCTCGTCGCCGTCCGCAACCACCGGTTCCTGCAGCGGTACCGCTACATCTTCATGGCGCTGACGATCGTCCTGCTGCTCCTGCCGATGCTGCCGGGCATCGGCACGAACATCGGTGGCGCGCGGGTCTGGATCAAGATCGGCCCGTTCTCGTTCCAGCCCGGTGAACTCGCGAAGATCACCATGGCGCTGTTCTTCGCCGGGTACCTCGTCACCGCCCGCGACTCGCTGTCGATCGTCGGCAAGAAGTTCCTCGGCATGACGTTCCCGCGTGCCCGTGACCTCGGTCCGATCCTGGTGATGTGGGGCGCCGCGATGGCCGTCCTCGTGTTCCAGCGCGACCTCGGCACCGCCCTGCTGTACTTCGGCCTGTTCCTCGTGATGATCTACGTCGCCACGGCACGCATCAGCTGGGTCGCGATCGGGCTCACGCTGTTCATCGGTGGTGCCCTCGTCGCGCAGAGCGTCCTGGAGTACGTGCGCGGCCGCTTCGAACAGTGGCTCGACCCGTTCAACCAAGAGGTCTTCAGCCGCGACACCCAGGCGAGCTACCAGCTCGTGCAGGGCCTGTTCGGGTTCGCGAACGGCGGGATCACCGGAACCGGGCTCGGGCAGGGCAGGCCGTACATCACGCCGGTCGCCAACGCCGACTACATCGTCGCGTCGCTCGGTGAGGAGCTCGGCCTGATCGGCGTCTTCGCGATCCTCGCCCTCTTCATCGTGTTCGCGTCACGTGGCATCCGCGTCGGGTTCATGGCGCAGGACGACTTCGGCAAGCTGCTCGGTGTCGGCTTCGGATTCATCATCGCCCTGCAGGTGTTCGTCGTCGTCGGCGGCATCACCCGGATCATCCCGGTGACGGGCCTGACGACGCCGTTCATGGCCGCCGGTGGTTCGTCCCTCATCGCCAACTGGATCATCGCCGCGATGCTGCTGCGCCTGACCGACTCGATCCCCGCCGAACAGCGTGTCCAGCAGGGCGCGCTGCCCGCCGCGAGCGGGCGGACCAGGAAGGAGCGTCGTCGATGA
- a CDS encoding rhomboid family intramembrane serine protease, which yields MTDQAYNPNNTCYRHPDRQSFVLCQRCGRTICPECQTPAAVGVHCPECVREQRAQFAANRRASGAPSGFTVARRRFAMLDQKATVVIVAVTVAIWLLDQVSGGFFSNLFAYNSLLFPTQPWRVVTVLFVHSGIFHILFNMWALWIFGRMLENMLGAWRFLALYFITGIFGSMLVTFLAPGTWVVGASGAIFGLFAAFFVLQRSLGNNAVQLLVIIGLNLVIGFLPGTNISWQAHVGGIIGGFVMGFVFAQTRNIRKRPLQIALIVAAAVLGLALTAVGYAVTVG from the coding sequence GTGACCGACCAGGCGTACAACCCGAACAACACCTGCTACCGGCATCCGGACCGGCAGAGCTTCGTCCTCTGCCAGCGCTGTGGGCGGACGATCTGCCCGGAGTGCCAGACGCCGGCGGCGGTCGGGGTGCACTGCCCGGAGTGCGTGCGTGAGCAGCGCGCACAGTTCGCAGCGAACCGCCGAGCGTCCGGAGCCCCGAGTGGGTTCACGGTCGCTCGGCGGCGCTTCGCCATGCTCGACCAGAAGGCCACGGTCGTCATCGTGGCCGTCACGGTCGCCATCTGGCTGCTCGATCAGGTGAGCGGTGGGTTCTTCTCGAACCTGTTCGCCTACAACTCGCTGTTGTTCCCGACCCAGCCCTGGCGCGTGGTGACGGTCCTGTTCGTGCACTCGGGCATCTTCCACATCCTGTTCAACATGTGGGCGCTGTGGATCTTCGGTCGGATGCTCGAGAACATGCTCGGTGCCTGGCGGTTCCTGGCGCTGTACTTCATCACCGGGATCTTCGGGTCGATGCTCGTGACGTTCCTCGCTCCGGGCACCTGGGTCGTCGGAGCGTCCGGCGCCATCTTCGGTCTCTTCGCCGCGTTCTTCGTGCTGCAGCGCAGTCTGGGGAACAACGCCGTGCAACTCCTCGTGATCATCGGGCTGAACCTGGTGATCGGGTTCCTGCCCGGGACCAACATCTCGTGGCAGGCGCACGTCGGCGGGATCATCGGGGGCTTCGTGATGGGCTTCGTCTTCGCGCAGACGCGGAACATCCGGAAGCGTCCGTTGCAGATCGCGTTGATCGTCGCTGCGGCGGTGCTCGGCCTCGCCCTCACTGCAGTCGGGTACGCCGTCACGGTCGGCTGA
- a CDS encoding peptidoglycan D,D-transpeptidase FtsI family protein, with protein MNRQLRGVSTVIVLMFVALFVSTTSIQFFAADSLRADSRNSRTILDSYSTKRGAILVDGSPIAESTPVDDQYQYQRKYTNGDLYSAVTGYFTIGQGNTGIESAENTVLSGNSDASFFQNLNSILTGQDVQGDNVNLTIDPDVQQAAYDALGTNSGAVVAIQPKTGKILAMVSKPSYDPNSLTSHDTAEVKRQYDALLGADTAPLQNRAIGGDLYTPGSVFKLVVASAALEGGKYNLDSTFPNPSRLQLPGTSSYINNAEGGTCGGGDKVKLRTAIQYSCNIPFAELGQKLGYDAIKSMADKYGFGDAIEVPMAATASQYPDVDSTAQLMLSAFGQASVRVSPLQMAMVSAGIANGGKVMQPSLIDSITTSDLKTVESFSPKQYSDPLSPSESADLTEAMQSVVNAGTGTNAKIDGVDVAGKTGTAEGGTGDPYTLWFTGFAPAKDPEVAVAVVVGNGGGLGQSGVGNTVAAPVAKKVMEAVLNK; from the coding sequence ATGAACCGACAGCTCCGCGGTGTCTCGACCGTCATCGTGCTCATGTTCGTCGCACTCTTCGTGTCGACGACGTCGATCCAGTTCTTCGCAGCCGACTCGTTGCGCGCCGACTCCCGGAACTCCCGAACCATCTTGGACAGTTACTCGACGAAGCGTGGCGCGATCCTCGTCGACGGCAGCCCGATCGCCGAGTCGACCCCGGTGGACGACCAGTACCAGTACCAGCGGAAGTACACCAACGGCGACCTGTACTCGGCGGTGACCGGGTACTTCACGATCGGGCAGGGCAACACCGGCATCGAGAGCGCGGAGAACACCGTGCTGTCGGGCAACTCCGACGCCTCGTTCTTCCAGAACCTCAACTCGATCCTCACCGGCCAGGACGTCCAGGGCGACAACGTCAACCTGACCATCGACCCCGACGTGCAACAGGCCGCGTACGACGCACTCGGCACCAACAGCGGTGCCGTCGTCGCGATCCAGCCGAAGACCGGCAAGATCCTCGCGATGGTCTCGAAGCCGAGCTACGACCCGAACTCGCTCACCTCGCACGACACGGCCGAGGTCAAGCGGCAGTACGACGCCCTGCTCGGCGCCGACACCGCCCCGTTGCAGAACCGCGCCATCGGCGGTGACCTGTACACACCCGGGTCGGTGTTCAAGCTCGTGGTGGCCTCCGCGGCACTCGAGGGCGGCAAGTACAACCTCGACTCCACGTTCCCGAACCCGTCGCGACTGCAGCTGCCCGGGACGAGCTCGTACATCAACAACGCCGAGGGTGGCACCTGCGGCGGTGGCGACAAGGTCAAGCTCCGCACGGCCATCCAGTACTCCTGCAACATCCCCTTCGCCGAACTCGGCCAGAAGCTCGGGTACGACGCGATCAAGAGCATGGCCGACAAGTACGGCTTCGGCGACGCGATCGAGGTCCCGATGGCTGCCACCGCGAGCCAGTACCCCGACGTCGACTCGACGGCCCAGCTCATGCTGAGCGCCTTCGGCCAGGCCAGCGTCCGGGTCTCCCCGCTGCAGATGGCGATGGTGTCGGCCGGCATCGCGAACGGCGGCAAGGTCATGCAGCCGTCGCTCATCGACTCGATCACCACGAGCGACCTGAAGACGGTCGAGTCCTTCTCCCCGAAGCAGTACAGTGATCCGCTGTCACCCTCCGAGTCCGCTGACCTCACCGAGGCCATGCAGAGCGTCGTGAACGCGGGGACCGGTACCAATGCCAAGATCGACGGTGTCGACGTCGCCGGCAAGACCGGCACGGCCGAAGGTGGCACCGGCGATCCCTACACGCTCTGGTTCACGGGGTTCGCCCCCGCGAAGGACCCGGAGGTCGCCGTGGCGGTCGTCGTCGGCAACGGCGGCGGGCTCGGGCAGTCCGGAGTCGGCAACACGGTCGCGGCCCCGGTCGCGAAGAAAGTCATGGAGGCGGTGCTGAACAAATGA
- a CDS encoding cell division protein CrgA, translating to MAKDKDRTKPARTTRADSVDTAGDAPNPVWFKPVMFGFMLIGLVWVIVFYISNATLPVPSLGSWNIVIGFGIMFVGFLMTTRWR from the coding sequence ATGGCCAAGGACAAGGACCGCACCAAGCCCGCCCGGACGACCCGAGCTGACTCGGTCGACACCGCGGGGGACGCCCCGAACCCGGTGTGGTTCAAGCCGGTCATGTTCGGCTTCATGCTCATCGGTCTGGTGTGGGTGATCGTCTTCTACATCTCGAACGCCACGCTGCCGGTTCCGAGCCTCGGCTCGTGGAACATCGTGATCGGCTTCGGCATCATGTTCGTCGGCTTCCTCATGACCACCCGGTGGCGCTGA
- a CDS encoding peptidylprolyl isomerase, with translation MSLHTAVATIHTNKGDIRVNLFGNHAPKTVKNFVDLATGQQEWTHPGTGKVSTDKLYDGVIFHRIIKDFMIQGGDPLGQGIGGPGYRFDDEISPELTFQNPYIFAMANAGIQGGRGTNGSQFFITTVATPWLQGKHTIFGEVADDESRAVVDAIEGVPTDGRDKPVEDVVIQSIDVEGV, from the coding sequence ATGTCTCTGCACACCGCTGTCGCAACGATCCACACCAACAAGGGCGACATCCGCGTCAACCTGTTCGGCAACCACGCACCGAAGACCGTCAAGAACTTCGTCGACCTCGCCACGGGCCAGCAGGAGTGGACCCACCCCGGCACGGGCAAGGTCTCGACCGACAAGCTCTACGACGGCGTGATCTTCCACCGCATCATCAAGGACTTCATGATCCAGGGCGGCGACCCGCTCGGCCAGGGCATCGGTGGCCCGGGTTACCGCTTCGACGACGAGATCTCCCCGGAGCTCACGTTCCAGAACCCCTACATCTTCGCCATGGCGAACGCCGGCATCCAGGGCGGCCGCGGCACCAACGGCTCGCAGTTCTTCATCACCACGGTGGCGACGCCGTGGCTGCAGGGCAAGCACACCATCTTCGGTGAGGTCGCCGACGACGAGTCCCGCGCGGTCGTCGACGCGATCGAGGGTGTTCCCACCGACGGTCGCGACAAGCCCGTCGAGGACGTCGTCATCCAGAGCATCGACGTCGAAGGCGTCTGA
- a CDS encoding serine/threonine-protein kinase, which yields MRPTSGLTFGGRYQLSSRVAIGGMGEVWQATDLVIGRTVALKILKDEYLGDPGFLERFRAEARHAALVNHEGIANVFDYGEEDGSAYLVMELVPGEALSTMIEREHTLPVDKVLDIVAQTANALQAAHAVGLVHRDIKPGNLLITPDGRVKITDFGIARIADQVPLTATGQVMGTVQYLSPEQASGHPASPSTDIYSLGIVAYEALAGRRPFTGESQVAIAMAHINEQPPPLPGDIPEPVSALVISCIAKKPADRPATAANLARAAQALRRGDVAAATVAVPAIAQNGTVAFNPPQGQGNDAATALIGTQAGAVAGGPGTPGSPVSDDSEEPKKKRAWIWWVVGVVVVLAIAAVIGAVALNGGGDPEPAPTKSSSSPKPSRTPTPTPTPTPSPSRVTVSLADYTGVQATEAQARLQQLGLEATIVDGDPAANAGQVGTVQSLDPTGNLEPGTLVTIKAYTAVPTVTTAPDAPTAGTVSSDGKVTFSWNAFTACPAGHSLSGYNYTINNGTDGKNQSTGTVTTTSIEVTGAEPGTISLSYTAKCGDLTSPSSSTTSATWEATDEPTTDPTEGNNPSQGPQDPN from the coding sequence ATGAGACCCACCAGCGGACTCACCTTCGGTGGGCGGTACCAGCTCTCCTCCCGGGTCGCCATCGGCGGCATGGGTGAGGTGTGGCAGGCGACCGACCTCGTCATCGGCCGAACCGTCGCACTCAAGATCCTCAAGGACGAGTACCTCGGTGACCCCGGCTTCCTCGAGCGCTTCCGCGCCGAGGCCCGTCACGCTGCCCTCGTCAACCACGAGGGCATCGCCAACGTCTTCGACTACGGCGAGGAGGACGGCAGCGCCTACCTCGTGATGGAGCTCGTCCCAGGCGAGGCCCTGTCGACCATGATCGAGCGCGAGCACACGCTCCCGGTCGACAAGGTGCTCGACATCGTCGCGCAGACCGCGAACGCCCTGCAGGCCGCGCACGCGGTCGGCCTGGTGCACCGCGACATCAAGCCCGGCAACCTGCTCATCACGCCCGACGGGCGCGTCAAGATCACCGACTTCGGCATCGCCCGCATCGCCGACCAGGTCCCGCTCACCGCGACCGGTCAGGTGATGGGCACGGTGCAGTACCTGTCGCCCGAGCAGGCGAGCGGCCACCCCGCCTCACCGTCGACCGACATCTACTCGCTCGGCATCGTCGCGTACGAGGCCCTGGCGGGTCGTCGTCCGTTCACCGGTGAGTCGCAGGTCGCGATCGCGATGGCACACATCAACGAGCAGCCGCCGCCGCTGCCCGGTGACATCCCGGAGCCCGTCTCGGCCCTGGTCATCTCGTGCATCGCGAAGAAGCCCGCCGACCGTCCCGCGACCGCCGCCAACCTCGCCCGTGCCGCACAGGCGCTCCGTCGAGGTGACGTCGCCGCAGCCACCGTGGCCGTCCCCGCGATCGCGCAGAACGGCACCGTCGCGTTCAACCCGCCGCAGGGCCAGGGGAACGACGCCGCGACCGCACTCATCGGCACCCAGGCCGGCGCGGTGGCCGGTGGCCCGGGCACCCCCGGCTCGCCCGTCTCCGACGATTCCGAGGAGCCGAAGAAGAAGCGCGCCTGGATCTGGTGGGTCGTCGGTGTCGTCGTCGTGCTCGCCATCGCAGCCGTCATCGGAGCAGTCGCCCTGAACGGTGGAGGCGACCCCGAACCCGCTCCGACGAAGAGCTCGAGTTCCCCGAAACCGAGCCGGACCCCGACGCCGACGCCGACCCCCACGCCCTCACCGAGCAGGGTGACGGTGTCCCTGGCGGACTACACCGGCGTGCAGGCGACGGAGGCCCAGGCGCGCCTGCAGCAGCTCGGGCTCGAGGCGACGATCGTCGACGGCGACCCGGCTGCCAACGCCGGTCAGGTCGGCACGGTGCAGTCACTCGACCCCACCGGCAACCTCGAACCCGGCACGCTCGTGACCATCAAGGCGTACACCGCGGTGCCGACCGTCACGACCGCACCCGATGCCCCGACCGCCGGGACGGTCTCGTCGGACGGCAAGGTGACGTTCTCGTGGAACGCCTTCACGGCGTGCCCGGCCGGCCACTCGTTGAGCGGGTACAACTACACGATCAACAACGGCACCGACGGGAAGAACCAGTCCACCGGCACCGTGACCACGACCTCGATCGAGGTCACCGGCGCCGAACCGGGCACGATCTCGCTCTCGTACACGGCGAAGTGCGGCGACCTGACCTCGCCGAGCTCGTCCACCACGAGCGCCACGTGGGAGGCCACCGACGAGCCGACCACCGACCCGACCGAGGGCAACAACCCCAGCCAGGGTCCGCAGGACCCCAACTGA
- a CDS encoding Stp1/IreP family PP2C-type Ser/Thr phosphatase: MTARTLSAAVSHVGRIRANNQDSGYAGAHLFAVADGMGGHAGGDVASAIAIRRIREVDREFPSAHDAEFALQSALIAANQLITETVFEHQELTGMGTTVSAMIRVGEQIAIAHIGDSRIYRHRDGELQQITSDHTFVQRLVDSGRITPEEAAVHPRRSVLMRVLGDVDAAPEVDTAIMDIQPGDRWLLCSDGLSSYLAEERIRHALASNMDANQVTQRLVKETLDHGAPDNVTVVVMDVTDTEPEDDDDAATTVGSAAAPLTFEASTGRKPIRLPTILLHPLKVTTAPEDSHFEPESDQFFAELIAEDRRRRIRRRVSWTVALVVAVAVLVGAVFIGWRITQDHYYVGTDRGTVAIYKGVQQSIGPLALSDVYEDTDITVSSLPDYTRENVRSTINAQSLTDARDIVDRLRKAAATGEDQAGTGGDGDASSSPSPSPTRSPSPSPTRSPR, encoded by the coding sequence ATGACCGCTCGCACGCTGAGCGCCGCTGTGTCCCACGTGGGGCGCATCCGCGCGAACAACCAGGACTCCGGCTACGCCGGGGCGCACCTGTTCGCGGTGGCGGACGGCATGGGCGGCCACGCCGGCGGTGACGTCGCCTCGGCGATCGCGATCCGGCGCATCCGCGAGGTCGACCGCGAGTTCCCGTCGGCGCACGACGCCGAGTTCGCGCTGCAGTCGGCACTCATCGCGGCGAACCAGCTGATCACCGAGACCGTGTTCGAGCACCAGGAGCTCACCGGGATGGGCACCACGGTGTCCGCGATGATCCGCGTCGGCGAGCAGATCGCGATCGCGCACATCGGTGACTCCCGCATCTACCGTCACCGCGACGGCGAGCTGCAGCAGATCACGTCCGACCACACCTTCGTCCAGCGTCTCGTCGACAGCGGCCGGATCACGCCGGAGGAAGCCGCGGTCCACCCGCGTCGCTCCGTGCTGATGCGCGTGCTCGGTGACGTCGACGCCGCACCCGAGGTCGACACGGCGATCATGGACATCCAGCCGGGCGACCGCTGGCTGCTCTGCTCCGACGGCCTGTCCTCGTACCTGGCCGAAGAGCGCATCCGCCACGCCCTGGCCTCGAACATGGACGCCAACCAGGTCACGCAGCGCCTGGTGAAGGAGACGCTCGACCACGGCGCCCCCGACAACGTCACCGTCGTGGTGATGGACGTCACGGACACCGAACCCGAGGACGACGACGACGCGGCCACCACGGTCGGCTCCGCTGCGGCACCGCTCACCTTCGAGGCGTCGACCGGCCGCAAGCCGATCCGCCTCCCCACGATCCTGCTGCACCCGCTCAAGGTCACCACCGCGCCCGAAGACTCGCACTTCGAGCCCGAGTCCGACCAGTTCTTCGCCGAGCTCATCGCCGAGGACCGCCGACGCCGCATCCGCCGTCGGGTTTCCTGGACCGTCGCGCTCGTGGTCGCGGTCGCCGTGCTCGTCGGCGCGGTGTTCATCGGCTGGCGGATCACGCAGGACCACTACTACGTCGGCACCGACCGCGGCACCGTCGCGATCTACAAGGGCGTGCAGCAGTCGATCGGGCCGTTGGCCTTGTCCGACGTGTACGAGGACACCGACATCACGGTCTCGTCGCTGCCGGACTACACCCGCGAGAACGTCCGCTCGACGATCAACGCGCAGTCCCTCACCGACGCCCGTGACATCGTCGACCGCCTGCGCAAGGCCGCCGCGACCGGCGAGGACCAGGCCGGCACGGGTGGGGACGGCGACGCCAGCTCGTCACCGTCGCCCTCGCCGACCCGATCGCCGTCGCCGAGCCCGACGCGGAGCCCGCGATGA